Within the Pseudomonas putida genome, the region ACCGGTAACCTTGACCCGCGCCTTGCCGCAGAGATCATGGGGGTGTTCGAGGACATCAACCGCCTGGGCACCACGGTGTTGATCGCCAGCCATGACCTGGCACTGATTGCGCGCATGCGCCACCGCATGCTGACCTTGCAGCGCGGCCGTCTGATCGGCGATGGGGAGGCCGGGCAATGAGCACTACACGTACACCCAAGGTTTCCGAGCGTGTCGCGCCCAAGGCGGCCGACGCGGATACCCGGAAAAAGCGCGGCGAGCATGATGATGACGGCCCGGACTTCCGCACGCTGTTGCATGCCTGGCTGGACAGCCACCGTGCCAGCCTGGCCGACAGCCTGCGCCGTCTGGGCAAGCAGCCAATCGGCAGCTTCTTCACCTGCCTGGTGATGGCCGTGGCGCTGAGCATGCCCATGGGCTTGTCGCTGCTGTTGAAGAACGTCGAGAAGCTGGGGGGCTCCTGGCAGCGCGCCGCGCAGATTTCCCTGTACCTGAAGCTCGACGCGGGCAGCAAGGAAGGCGAGGCCCTGCGCGAAGAGATCAAAAGCATGCCTGGGGTGGCCGATGCCTTGTACATCAGCCCAGGGCAGGCGCTGGAAGAGTTCCAGCAGCAGTCGGGGCTGGGCGAAGCCTTGCGTGAATTGCCCGACAACCCGCTGCCTGGTGTCGTGGTGGTAACCCCGACCGAAGTCGATAAGCCCGCCCTGGAAGCGCTGCGTCAGCGTCTGGCCGAGCTGCCTCGGGTTGAAAACGCACAACTTGACCTGGTGTGGGTGGAGCGCCTGGCGGCGATCCTGAAACTGGGCGACCGGTTCGTCTTCGGCCTGGCGGTGATGCTGATTTCTGCCTTGCTGTTAGTAATCGGTAACACAATTCGTCTACATATCGAAAACCGCCGTACCGAGATCGAAGTCATCAAGCTGGTAGGCGGCACCGACAGCTACGTACGGCGGCCTTTCCTGTACATGGGCGCGTTGTATGGCCTGGGTGCGGGCCTGCTGGCCTGGGGTATCCTGGCATTTGGCCTGAACTGGCTGAACGAGGCCGTGGTAGGGCTGTCCGGGCTCTACGGCAGCGACTTCTCCCTGGGCGGGGTGCCAGCATCCGATGGTCTGTCGCTCTTGATCGGAGCGGTGCTGTTGGGGTATATCGGTGCATGGATTGCGGTGGCTCGCCATTTGAACGAGCTGGCCCCGCGATAGTTTTTCTGAGCCAGCATTGACAATTTTTCATTTTTGGAACTTGCACCTTGGTTCCAGG harbors:
- the ftsX gene encoding permease-like cell division protein FtsX, which produces MSTTRTPKVSERVAPKAADADTRKKRGEHDDDGPDFRTLLHAWLDSHRASLADSLRRLGKQPIGSFFTCLVMAVALSMPMGLSLLLKNVEKLGGSWQRAAQISLYLKLDAGSKEGEALREEIKSMPGVADALYISPGQALEEFQQQSGLGEALRELPDNPLPGVVVVTPTEVDKPALEALRQRLAELPRVENAQLDLVWVERLAAILKLGDRFVFGLAVMLISALLLVIGNTIRLHIENRRTEIEVIKLVGGTDSYVRRPFLYMGALYGLGAGLLAWGILAFGLNWLNEAVVGLSGLYGSDFSLGGVPASDGLSLLIGAVLLGYIGAWIAVARHLNELAPR